A single Nostoc sp. PCC 7107 DNA region contains:
- a CDS encoding Hsp70 family protein encodes MKISETIGFDLGHGETAVAKAIVESIEPPQMLEINNKKNQITALGWHPKLGYLVGEQALIQAGVTQLTISFKQKPNHDANYRKTISTFLATYYHKLQESKQIEGGESSYFYIGCPSGWSVSDRQAYQKLLQEAGIPHLNVIPESRAAFMQAKEAGKLEYEKLLASVLIVDIGSSTTDFTLVKSLHEIPLDFGSNTLGASLIDKAIFARTLAKHEQKTLLEKVFQEYPHHQARCELACRKAKEDYFSNEQLYNDPQSFARGFESINEQIYFIPQVNKLMMEEILHQPLPELGNKSWLQAFHDAVSEAKAKLQQLDTVPKLVLMTGGASRMKFTHQICQQMFPEPESQLRPDPEPERCIALGLARVGRWDLRATAFQQEVNQLLDSQKLKQLIERHIPDLIELLTQPLAENLIDHAVRPGVKEWQKNKIRTLADLETSMRNRAEEWLKGNIAQQIINNQCILWFNNKIQPDLAAETDPICRKFQIPRSSLRFEDSIEPAFVNPELRIGDAILADTVAFIVNVVIGGGTVASLITLILTGHLTWPIALVYGASVMAAGMELNRKTVQETIKKNFDIPSWIRPNLMNDQKIADMCIQIKPELENVFREQLTNNQVAFEQLTQKVEQGLQKALSTKVQEAIILIQ; translated from the coding sequence ATGAAAATTTCAGAAACAATTGGTTTTGATTTGGGACATGGTGAGACAGCCGTAGCCAAAGCGATAGTTGAAAGCATCGAACCGCCCCAAATGTTGGAAATTAATAATAAAAAAAATCAAATTACTGCTTTAGGTTGGCATCCCAAACTTGGTTATTTGGTAGGAGAACAAGCTTTAATTCAAGCTGGTGTTACTCAACTGACAATCTCATTCAAGCAAAAACCCAACCATGATGCCAATTACAGAAAAACAATATCAACTTTTCTCGCTACTTATTATCACAAACTGCAAGAAAGCAAACAAATAGAAGGCGGTGAAAGTAGTTATTTTTACATTGGTTGCCCTTCGGGATGGTCAGTGAGCGATCGCCAAGCATATCAAAAACTACTGCAAGAGGCTGGTATTCCCCACCTGAATGTCATCCCTGAATCCCGTGCGGCTTTTATGCAGGCCAAAGAAGCCGGAAAATTGGAGTATGAGAAACTCCTCGCATCAGTGCTAATTGTCGATATTGGCTCTTCCACTACAGATTTTACACTAGTAAAAAGCTTACATGAAATCCCCTTAGATTTCGGTAGTAATACTTTAGGTGCATCCTTAATAGACAAAGCGATTTTTGCCCGAACTCTGGCTAAACATGAGCAAAAAACCTTACTCGAAAAAGTATTTCAAGAATATCCTCATCACCAAGCCCGTTGTGAATTAGCCTGTCGCAAAGCCAAAGAAGATTATTTTTCTAACGAACAGCTATATAATGACCCGCAATCTTTCGCCCGTGGATTTGAGTCAATCAACGAACAGATTTATTTTATTCCCCAAGTCAACAAATTGATGATGGAGGAAATTCTGCACCAACCTTTACCCGAACTAGGAAATAAAAGTTGGCTTCAGGCTTTTCATGATGCTGTCAGCGAAGCCAAAGCCAAACTACAACAACTTGATACAGTCCCAAAATTAGTGCTGATGACTGGTGGTGCATCCCGAATGAAATTTACCCACCAAATTTGTCAGCAAATGTTTCCCGAACCAGAAAGCCAACTGCGCCCCGATCCCGAACCGGAACGCTGCATTGCGCTGGGTTTAGCGCGAGTCGGAAGATGGGATTTACGGGCGACGGCTTTTCAACAAGAAGTTAATCAACTATTAGATTCCCAAAAACTCAAACAATTAATTGAGAGACATATTCCAGATTTAATTGAATTGTTAACTCAACCATTAGCCGAAAATTTGATTGATCACGCCGTCAGACCAGGAGTAAAAGAATGGCAAAAAAATAAAATTCGCACTCTGGCTGATTTGGAAACATCAATGAGAAATCGCGCAGAAGAGTGGTTGAAAGGTAATATCGCCCAACAGATAATTAACAATCAATGTATTCTTTGGTTCAACAACAAAATTCAACCAGACTTAGCCGCAGAAACCGACCCAATTTGCCGCAAATTTCAAATACCCAGAAGTAGTTTAAGGTTTGAAGATAGCATTGAACCAGCTTTTGTTAACCCAGAATTACGAATTGGTGATGCAATTTTAGCTGATACTGTGGCGTTTATTGTGAATGTCGTCATTGGTGGCGGTACTGTAGCGAGTCTGATTACTCTCATTCTCACAGGACATTTGACTTGGCCGATCGCATTAGTCTACGGTGCGTCTGTGATGGCAGCAGGTATGGAACTTAATCGTAAAACCGTCCAAGAAACAATCAAGAAAAATTTCGATATCCCCAGTTGGATTCGTCCTAATTTAATGAACGATCAGAAAATTGCAGATATGTGCATTCAAATCAAACCAGAATTAGAAAACGTCTTTCGAGAACAATTAACTAATAATCAAGTAGCTTTTGAACAACTCACACAAAAAGTTGAACAAGGATTGCAAAAAGCCCTTTCTACGAAAGTTCAAGAGGCGATTATTTTAATTCAATAA
- a CDS encoding O-antigen ligase, producing MLGASLKLAFDHPNPQSQFAWNSCQIGLLIFPLAPFLGFVAMALAALITWLQEYRTIIRRPINRGFALFTLFLVITSGFATNKTDAFLGLFNLVPYFFVFAGLNTLIQTIAQLRHLAWILVIGAVPVIIMGFGQLFLAWALKLQFLWIVLDWAIAPGGEPPGRMAALFMHANLLAAYLAIVFTVGLGLLLEQWQSRKKKNSQLYFLTLTVIASFSALILTNSRNGWAIAITACLAYALYQGWRILVGSVVAVVTTILLAAFAPSPIAQIFRRVVPAFFWARLNDEMYPDRPVALMRKTQWEFAWSLAQQHPFTGWGLRSFSALYKANMHIDLGHPHNLFLMLSAETGFPTTLVFCGLLAWILIAGIQFLRQSNYLPKTDKLIFFSYLLVFGQWILFNTVDVTLFDFRVNTLSWLFLSAICGVVFHSYQNHKLSANEK from the coding sequence ATGTTGGGAGCCAGCTTGAAACTCGCTTTTGATCATCCCAACCCGCAAAGCCAATTTGCTTGGAATTCTTGCCAAATTGGGCTATTGATTTTTCCCCTAGCGCCGTTTTTAGGGTTTGTGGCGATGGCTTTGGCAGCTTTAATCACTTGGCTGCAAGAATACCGCACAATTATTCGCCGCCCGATTAATCGGGGATTTGCCCTTTTTACTTTATTCCTGGTAATTACGTCAGGATTTGCGACAAATAAAACTGATGCTTTTTTAGGTCTATTTAATTTAGTACCTTACTTTTTTGTTTTTGCTGGCTTAAATACTTTAATTCAGACAATTGCCCAATTGCGCCACCTAGCTTGGATTTTGGTAATTGGTGCTGTACCAGTGATCATTATGGGCTTTGGACAATTGTTTTTAGCTTGGGCTTTAAAATTACAGTTTTTGTGGATTGTTTTAGATTGGGCGATCGCACCTGGAGGAGAACCACCAGGGCGGATGGCCGCTTTATTTATGCACGCTAACCTGTTGGCTGCTTATCTAGCGATCGTCTTTACTGTAGGGTTGGGGCTATTGCTAGAACAATGGCAATCAAGAAAGAAAAAAAATTCCCAACTGTATTTTCTCACCCTGACTGTAATTGCCAGTTTTTCCGCCTTAATTTTAACTAACTCGCGCAACGGATGGGCGATCGCCATAACTGCCTGTTTAGCTTACGCACTTTATCAAGGTTGGCGCATCTTGGTTGGTAGCGTGGTTGCGGTTGTAACTACTATTCTTTTGGCAGCTTTTGCCCCTTCCCCCATTGCCCAAATTTTTCGCCGAGTTGTCCCGGCTTTCTTTTGGGCGCGGTTAAATGATGAAATGTACCCAGATCGACCAGTTGCTTTAATGCGAAAAACTCAATGGGAGTTTGCTTGGTCTTTGGCACAACAGCATCCTTTCACTGGTTGGGGTTTACGTAGTTTTTCTGCACTCTACAAAGCCAATATGCACATTGATTTAGGCCATCCCCATAACTTGTTTTTGATGCTATCTGCGGAAACGGGATTTCCTACTACTCTTGTGTTTTGTGGTTTACTGGCTTGGATATTAATTGCAGGCATTCAATTTTTGCGCCAATCTAATTATTTACCTAAAACCGATAAGTTAATCTTCTTTAGTTATCTTTTGGTATTTGGGCAATGGATACTATTCAATACAGTGGATGTCACTTTATTTGATTTTCGAGTGAATACGCTCTCCTGGTTATTTTTATCAGCTATTTGTGGAGTTGTATTTCACTCTTATCAAAATCACAAGCTTTCGGCAAATGAAAAATAG
- a CDS encoding Ycf51 family protein codes for MFSTADFLQYTQWSGIATLVFAVLAVLSFVFKWGIRFRLVGTTGFMLVLTGGLFALSVVPLSRTVIPGAGKFTLVYDNGATQAVIAISPTISPSALEATLRQAASNLYTYGRLGKRSDNYLTVRARTLIHPEPGLSVPLYLGQLKQSLDSREDAEIAVEIYTDKFAQLPKPTA; via the coding sequence ATGTTCTCAACAGCTGATTTTCTTCAATATACTCAATGGTCGGGTATTGCCACATTAGTATTTGCTGTCTTAGCAGTACTGTCTTTTGTTTTTAAGTGGGGCATTCGCTTTCGGCTGGTAGGTACAACTGGCTTTATGCTGGTGCTAACAGGCGGGTTATTTGCACTTTCTGTTGTACCGTTAAGTCGGACAGTGATTCCCGGAGCCGGAAAATTTACGCTGGTTTATGATAATGGTGCGACACAAGCTGTCATTGCCATTTCACCAACAATTTCGCCATCTGCGTTAGAGGCTACCTTACGTCAAGCTGCTAGTAATTTATATACCTATGGGCGTTTGGGTAAGCGAAGTGACAATTATCTGACTGTTCGCGCCCGTACTCTTATACACCCAGAACCTGGGCTTTCTGTACCACTTTATCTTGGTCAACTCAAACAATCTCTAGATTCACGGGAAGATGCGGAGATAGCAGTTGAAATTTATACAGATAAATTTGCTCAATTGCCAAAACCTACTGCTTAA
- a CDS encoding NAD(P)/FAD-dependent oxidoreductase, protein MIDVAVIGAGIAGLVCAQQLKQVGYAVLVVEKSRGLGGRMATRRLHDTWADHGTCYLKPKGEFFREFVDLLCDRQIITVWNRDELPNAAPRYIAPAGMSAIAKFLAQGLDVLLNQRVIAIYPTPENTWRLILESSNEEITAKAIVLAIPAPQAVMLLEPLGEELLGTDFLNNLRAVEFTPCISAIAGYPADSQLLPNWQSQSFADDPVLGWIGLDSSKRPQPKQPVFVVQSSGKFAQLHLETTDLQPVGQEMLQQAAQTLALPWLETPEWLQVHRWRYAFPSHPCPETVLSANTSLPLVCCGDWCGGNLVEGAMLSGLAASVAINHHLHQLTLTSVNFFKIFTF, encoded by the coding sequence ATGATAGATGTTGCAGTGATTGGTGCTGGCATAGCGGGCTTAGTTTGCGCCCAGCAGTTAAAGCAAGTAGGATATGCGGTGTTAGTTGTGGAAAAGTCCCGTGGTTTGGGAGGAAGAATGGCGACACGCCGTTTACATGACACTTGGGCAGATCATGGCACTTGTTACCTCAAACCCAAAGGTGAATTTTTCCGAGAGTTTGTCGATTTATTGTGCGATCGCCAAATTATCACAGTTTGGAATCGTGACGAACTGCCAAACGCTGCACCGCGTTATATTGCACCTGCGGGGATGAGTGCGATCGCTAAATTTCTGGCTCAAGGTTTGGATGTGTTACTGAATCAACGGGTGATTGCGATTTATCCCACTCCCGAAAACACTTGGCGGTTAATTCTCGAATCTAGCAATGAAGAAATCACAGCCAAGGCGATTGTGCTGGCGATTCCTGCACCCCAAGCTGTAATGTTATTAGAACCATTGGGAGAAGAGTTACTCGGAACAGACTTTTTAAATAACCTGCGGGCGGTGGAATTTACGCCCTGTATCAGTGCGATCGCAGGTTATCCGGCTGATTCCCAACTTTTACCCAATTGGCAATCTCAAAGTTTTGCCGATGATCCTGTTTTGGGATGGATTGGTTTAGATAGTAGCAAGCGTCCCCAACCAAAACAACCTGTATTTGTTGTCCAAAGCAGTGGCAAATTTGCCCAACTGCATCTAGAAACTACAGATTTACAACCTGTAGGACAAGAAATGTTGCAGCAAGCCGCCCAAACTCTGGCGCTTCCTTGGTTAGAGACACCGGAATGGCTGCAAGTACATCGTTGGCGTTATGCCTTTCCCAGTCATCCTTGCCCAGAAACTGTTTTATCTGCCAATACTTCCCTACCTTTGGTTTGTTGTGGTGATTGGTGCGGCGGTAATCTTGTTGAAGGTGCAATGCTTTCTGGACTGGCCGCGTCCGTTGCAATTAATCATCATCTGCATCAATTAACTCTCACTAGTGTGAACTTTTTCAAAATTTTTACCTTTTAA
- a CDS encoding YaaW family protein: MDELRAALELATDDELQDLTAILFSRKFNPLDYVQTPEPIEIQSQSRQAWLDSLEERFRFLAADGVTVLRGRTNQVTYRQALIQVCKYLKIPYSDQLTTVDLEAEVFLHLLGQVWKKLPEKEKQKLTVKVQRHLVKTELKEPLPIMLQRDPLGLIFKGGSALAVTSVIQPFILKQIAQQFALHFATYQVAKQAAITGSTVAKTQFETYFALQMARRGMTLSAARYGAVRTMFAFVGPAMWTWFLADLGWRAIATNYGRIIPTIFALAQIRLTRTECWEPA; the protein is encoded by the coding sequence TTGGATGAACTCAGGGCGGCCTTAGAACTAGCAACAGATGATGAATTGCAAGATTTAACTGCAATTTTATTTAGTCGAAAGTTCAATCCCCTAGATTATGTTCAGACACCTGAACCTATCGAAATTCAAAGCCAGAGCCGCCAAGCTTGGTTAGACTCATTAGAAGAGCGTTTTCGGTTTTTGGCAGCAGATGGAGTAACAGTCTTACGGGGACGTACAAACCAAGTAACTTACCGCCAAGCGCTAATTCAAGTTTGTAAATACTTAAAAATTCCTTACTCTGATCAGTTAACAACTGTCGATTTAGAAGCAGAAGTATTTTTACATCTGCTAGGGCAGGTATGGAAAAAACTCCCGGAAAAAGAAAAACAAAAATTGACTGTCAAAGTACAGCGTCATCTGGTAAAAACAGAACTTAAAGAACCCCTACCAATCATGTTGCAGCGTGACCCTTTGGGATTAATTTTTAAGGGTGGTAGTGCTTTAGCTGTGACTTCTGTTATTCAACCATTTATTCTCAAACAAATTGCTCAACAATTTGCTCTGCACTTTGCTACCTATCAAGTAGCGAAACAAGCTGCAATTACAGGTTCAACAGTAGCAAAAACCCAGTTTGAAACATATTTCGCCCTGCAAATGGCGCGGCGAGGTATGACGTTGAGTGCAGCACGTTATGGCGCAGTTCGCACAATGTTTGCCTTTGTCGGCCCAGCTATGTGGACTTGGTTTTTGGCAGATTTAGGTTGGAGAGCGATCGCCACTAATTATGGTCGCATTATCCCGACTATTTTTGCCTTAGCACAAATTCGCCTCACTCGCACAGAATGTTGGGAGCCAGCTTGA